One genomic segment of Echeneis naucrates chromosome 18, fEcheNa1.1, whole genome shotgun sequence includes these proteins:
- the atp1b2a gene encoding sodium/potassium-transporting ATPase subunit beta-2a, protein MSGSKEDRKASGEWREFFWNPRTHEVLGRTASSWGLILLFYLVFYLFLAGMFALTMYIMLLTLDDYKPTWQDRLATPGMMIRPKGDQLEISFSVSETETWDGFIQNLNSFLSPYNDSHQVQTNDNCPPDQYFIQEDSGEVRNNPKRSCQFNRTMLEDCSGMSDRFYGYSRGQPCVLIKLNRVIGMLPGKDGQSPYVTCAAKREDTDKIGPLSYFPPNGTFNLMYFPYYGKNAQVNYTQPLVAVKFLNASLNTDINVECKINSNTLNADNDRDKFAGRVSFKLRINDK, encoded by the exons atgtccgGATCTAAAGAGGACCGCAAAGCCTCTGGAGAGTGGCGGGAATTCTTCTGGAACCCGCGAACTCACGAGGTTCTGGGACGGACCGCCTCGAGCTGGG GGTTGATCCTGCTCTTCTACCTGGTCTTCTACCTGTTTCTGGCGGGAATGTTTGCTCTCACCATGTACATCATGCTGCTGACGCTCGACGACTACAAACCCACCTGGCAAGACCGGCTGGCCACACCAG GGATGATGATCCGTCCAAAGGGGGATCAGCTGGAAATCTCCTTCTCTGTGTCAGAGACGGAGACCTGGGACGGTTTCATCCAGAACCTGAACTCCTTCCTGTCCC CCTACAATGACAGCCACCAGGTTCAGACCAACGATAACTGTCCTCCAGATCAGTACTTCATTCAGGAGGACAGTGGAGAG gTGAGGAACAATCCGAAGCGTTCCTGTCAGTTTAATCGCACCATGTTGGAGGACTGCTCTGGGATGTCTGATCGTTTCTATGGTTACAGCAGAGGTCAGCCTTGTGTCCTCATCAAACTGAACCGG gTTATTGGGATGTTACCAGGGAAGGATGGTCAGTCTCCGTATGTCACCTGTGCAGCCAAG aggGAGGACACTGATAAGATCGGACCGCTGTCTTATTTTCCTCCTAACGGGACCTTTAATCTCATGTACTTCCCCTATTACGGCAAGAACGCTCAG GTGAACTACACTCAGCCGCTGGTGGCCGTGAAGTTCCTGAACGCCTCGTTGAACACCGACATCAACGTGGAGTGTAAAATCAACTCAAACACTCTGAACGCCGACAACGACAGAGACAAGTTCGCTGGACGGGTGTCCTTCAAACTCCGGATCAACGACAAATAG